Proteins found in one Pseudoxanthomonas sp. SL93 genomic segment:
- a CDS encoding DUF2145 domain-containing protein, with protein MPPHKVAEAARTALLAAEQLDEVDAPVALLARVGTDLSKQGLVYSHAGFAVRDHAHGRWTVVHLLNECGSDRSGLYAQGLVNFFADDLVNQDLRIVWFTPDVANRLAARLQQMPRHSLHHPRYNLIARPGSEDYQNSTAWIVEVMAAALADRGIYDRRSAYAFARGDGFVPDTVHVAYSKRVLGGLFSANTDFTDHPVGTRLSGHYPVVTVRAIFRWLERGGHVREQREWRSGVLQAAMGPA; from the coding sequence ATGCCGCCGCACAAGGTGGCGGAAGCAGCCCGCACCGCGCTGCTGGCCGCGGAGCAACTCGACGAAGTGGATGCGCCGGTGGCGCTGCTGGCACGCGTCGGTACCGACCTGTCCAAGCAGGGCCTGGTCTACAGCCACGCCGGTTTCGCCGTGCGCGACCACGCGCACGGCCGCTGGACGGTGGTGCACCTGCTCAATGAATGCGGCAGCGACCGCTCCGGCCTGTACGCGCAGGGATTGGTGAACTTCTTCGCCGACGACCTGGTGAACCAGGACCTGCGCATCGTGTGGTTCACCCCCGACGTCGCCAACCGGCTTGCCGCGCGCCTGCAACAGATGCCGCGCCACAGCCTGCACCACCCGCGCTACAACCTGATCGCACGACCCGGCAGCGAGGATTACCAGAACTCCACCGCGTGGATCGTGGAGGTGATGGCGGCGGCGCTGGCCGACCGTGGCATTTACGACCGCCGCAGCGCCTACGCGTTCGCGCGGGGCGACGGCTTCGTGCCGGACACGGTGCACGTCGCCTATTCCAAGCGCGTGCTGGGCGGCCTGTTTTCCGCCAATACCGACTTCACCGACCATCCCGTCGGCACGCGACTGTCAGGCCACTATCCGGTGGTCACCGTGCGCGCGATCTTCCGCTGGCTGGAACGCGGCGGTCATGTGCGCGAGCAGCGGGAGTGGCGTAGTGGCGTGCTGCAGGCGGCGATGGGGCCGGCCTGA
- a CDS encoding TetR/AcrR family transcriptional regulator: protein MTTPSPDAPPAAPARNARLSADDWAQAALDLIAEQGVSAVAVEPLARRLGVTKGSFYWHFPSRDALLQAALERWEVVEQESVFGNLEKVPDPRERLRALFQLVGHEVKPHIIYSELLKALDHPSVQPVIDRVSQRRLEYLVASFRQAGLARQDALHRARLTYAAYVGFLQLSLQLQQPRMTHEEFEAYLEHVISTLIPE from the coding sequence ATGACGACGCCCAGCCCTGACGCCCCGCCCGCCGCTCCCGCCCGCAATGCGCGCCTGAGCGCCGACGACTGGGCGCAGGCCGCGCTGGACCTGATCGCCGAGCAGGGCGTGTCCGCGGTCGCGGTGGAGCCCCTGGCCCGCCGGCTGGGCGTGACCAAGGGGAGCTTCTACTGGCATTTCCCGTCGCGCGATGCGCTGCTGCAGGCCGCGCTGGAGCGTTGGGAGGTGGTGGAGCAGGAAAGCGTGTTCGGCAATCTGGAAAAGGTCCCCGATCCGCGTGAACGCCTGCGCGCGCTGTTCCAGCTGGTCGGCCATGAAGTGAAGCCGCACATCATCTACAGCGAGTTGCTGAAGGCGCTGGACCATCCCTCCGTGCAGCCGGTGATCGACCGCGTCTCGCAGCGTCGCCTGGAGTACCTGGTGGCGTCATTCCGCCAGGCCGGGCTGGCGCGCCAGGATGCCCTGCACCGCGCGCGCCTCACTTACGCGGCCTATGTCGGCTTCCTGCAGCTGTCGCTGCAACTGCAGCAGCCACGCATGACCCACGAAGAGTTCGAGGCTTACCTCGAGCACGTCATCTCGACGCTGATCCCGGAGTAA
- a CDS encoding helix-turn-helix transcriptional regulator — translation MAVSVDLIDALKRCLRAQDMTYRDLAARIRMSEAAVKRMFSRRAMSLQRLEQVCDVLDVGLAELSAEASRGRKAMAQLSEAQEQALVDDPPLLMALFLTLNRWREDDVMGHFGFTPAQWTGLLVKLDRLGIIELMPGNRGRALTARNFRWRADGPMERYFRLTLLTDYFADPFDGEQDALLLLSGSLSIDGVKQVRQRLEEVAREFDALLARDATLPAEDRVGVSLVLAQKPWLLQLFNPYRRSREG, via the coding sequence ATGGCCGTCTCGGTGGACCTGATTGATGCACTGAAGCGTTGCCTGCGCGCGCAGGACATGACCTACCGCGACCTGGCGGCGCGCATCCGCATGAGCGAAGCGGCGGTGAAGCGCATGTTCTCCCGCCGCGCGATGAGCCTGCAGCGGCTGGAGCAGGTCTGCGACGTGCTGGACGTGGGCCTGGCCGAACTCAGCGCCGAAGCCTCGCGCGGGCGCAAGGCGATGGCGCAGTTGAGCGAGGCACAGGAGCAGGCGCTGGTGGACGATCCGCCGCTGCTGATGGCGCTGTTCCTCACCCTCAACCGCTGGCGCGAGGATGACGTGATGGGGCACTTCGGCTTCACCCCCGCGCAGTGGACCGGCCTGCTGGTGAAGCTGGACCGGCTGGGCATCATCGAACTGATGCCCGGCAACCGCGGTCGCGCACTCACCGCGCGCAACTTCCGCTGGCGCGCCGACGGCCCGATGGAACGCTACTTCCGGCTGACCCTGCTGACCGACTACTTCGCCGATCCGTTCGATGGCGAGCAGGACGCGCTGCTCCTGCTCAGCGGCAGTCTGAGCATCGACGGGGTGAAGCAGGTGCGGCAGCGGCTGGAAGAAGTCGCGCGCGAGTTCGATGCGCTGCTGGCGCGTGACGCCACGCTGCCGGCGGAGGATCGCGTCGGCGTCAGCCTGGTGCTGGCGCAGAAGCCCTGGCTGCTGCAGCTGTTCAATCCCTACCGGCGTTCGCGCGAGGGGTGA